In Toxoplasma gondii ME49 chromosome VIII, whole genome shotgun sequence, a single genomic region encodes these proteins:
- a CDS encoding hypothetical protein (encoded by transcript TGME49_270655~Predicted trans-membrane domain (TMHMM2.0):76-99) — translation MDIAKKNDEQRLDCLLYSERFSCKKYEMTFSEAVVAETSGYAAPHIISNMKQLGLQGHQLSKTHNLAMNTKSINSSCVLFMSATLPCLCYFSFSMGVGMRCLQPTCLNSAGV, via the exons atggACATTGCCAAAAAGAATGACGAACAGCGGCTCGACT GCCTCCTGTATTCCGAGCGCTTTTCCTGCAAGAAATACGAAATGACATTTTCAG AAGCTGTTGTCGCCGAAACTTCGGGCTACGCAGCGCCACACATCATATCAAACATGAAACAACTGGGTTTGCAGGGCCACCAACTATCGAAAACACACAACTTAGCGATGAACACGAAGTCTATAAACAGCAGCTGCGTGCTTTTCATGAGTGCCACTTTACCATGCCTTTGCTATTTCTCTTTTAGTATGGGTGTAGGCATGCGCTGCTTGCAGCCCACATGTCTTAACTCGGCAGGAGTATGA
- a CDS encoding deoxyribose-phosphate aldolase (encoded by transcript TGME49_270650): MDAEQQACRAYVARRVISLIDATDLSEGSTEQSVTKLCEDALKIPRAAAVCVWPSAVKFIKKVLPSRLPEAAELTVATVLNFPSGKGSVEVVTSEALRALSDGADELDLVVDWELLNRDANAGEAALRTLVSAVRKVSGSAVLKVILETGMLSSDVPDLVVRASKAALESGADMLKTSTGKVTVNATLPAVRDMCRAIKEYQEVHKDSRIVGIKIAGGVKSLDVCAQYLNLVSDALGADFVTKRTFRIGASSLLAGAREFVL, from the exons ATGGATGCAGAACAACAGGCTTGTCGGGCTTACGTTGCCCGGCGTGTCATTTCCCTCATTGATGCGACAGACCTTTCTGAAGGGTCAACCGAACAGTCGGTTACTAAACTTTGTGAGGATGCTCTGAAAATCCCTCGCGCCGCGGCTGTGTGTGTATGGCCTTCGGCAGTCAAGTTTATCAAAAAGGTGCTTCCCAGTCGTCTGCCAGAGGCTGCAGAGCTCACGGTTGCTACGGTCCTGAATTTCCCCTCTGGCAAAGGTAGTGTCGAAGTGGTGACCTCTGAGGCTCTCCGTGCTCTCAGTGACGGGGCCGACGAATTGGATCTTGTAGTGGACTGGGAGCTGCTAAACCGCGACGCTAACGCTGGCGAGGCGGCACTTCGAACTCTCGTTTCTGCAGTCCGGAAG GTCTCAGGCTCAGCAGTGCTGAAAGTGATTCTTGAGACGGGAATGCTCTCCAGTGATGTGCCTGATCTGGTCGTCCGCGCGAGCAAGGCTGCGTTGGAAAGTGGAGCAGATATGCTCAAGACATCAACAGGAAAGGTCACCGTAAATGCGACCCTGCCCGCCGTCAGAGATATGTGTCGTGCCATAAAGGAGTACCAGGAGGTGCATAAAGATAGCAGGATTGTTGGCATCAAAATAGCGGGAGGAGTGAAGTCTCTCGACGTTTGTGCACAGTATTTGAATCTGGTCTCGGATGCACTCGGTGCTGATTTTGTCACGAAGAGAACATTTCGCATCGGTGCCTCCTCACTTCTTGCAGGAGCCCGGGAATTCGTTCTGTAA
- a CDS encoding RNA recognition motif-containing protein (encoded by transcript TGME49_270640), with translation MATGCSLLIRNLCFETSPDRVRQIFEKFGRVRDVYLPLDHFTKRPRGFGFVEFYEESTAQEAMREMDRTMIDGNEVHVIIAQDRRKSPETMRRHLEQTRRGGAPDRDFRRRDDFRGGRGYARGDIREVDIRYAEANGMRPGDWGPGGGMRGYPPVSRRSRSPRARGRRSHSREYDSSRYRRDGYDRPRYDRGPHDGYSRSYRGRSRSR, from the exons ATGGCGACGGGCTGTTCGCTGTTGATCCGAAACCTCTGTTTCGAGACCTCGCCGGACAGAGTGCGTCAGATTTTCGAGAAGTTCGGTCGCGTCCGGGATGTCTACCTTCCTCTTGATCACTTCACCAAGCGCCCAAG GGGATTTGGCTTCGTTGAGTTCTACGAAGAGTCTACAGCGCAAGAGGCAATGCGGGAGATGGACAGAACGATGATCGACGGAAACGAAGTCCACGTCATCATCGCTCAAGACCGACGGAAGTCG CCGGAGACGATGCGCCGTCATCTGGAGCAGACAAGACGCGGAGGCGC ACCCGACAGAGATTTTCGCCGAAGGGATGACTTTCGCGGCGGCCGGGGCTacgcgcgaggagacatTCGAGAGGTCGACATTCGCTATGCAGAGGCGAATGGGATGCGTCCAGGCGACTGGGGACCTGGGGGAGGCATGCGAGGGTATCCTCCCGTGAGTCGTCGAAGCCGGTCGCCGCGTgcacgaggaaggaggagccACTCTCGAGAATACGA CAGTTCTCGGTATCGGCGCGACGGCTACGATAGGCCACGATATGACAGAGGCCCTCACGACGGCTACTCCAGGTCATACCGGGGGCGCTCCCGCTCTCGATAA
- a CDS encoding hypothetical protein (encoded by transcript TGME49_270630), translating into MFCSTVATLQGLSRPSGHFWVETRKALCRRLLARKGTDRLLCCQHEPQFSSEAGAHGSLSIPSDLRARISCGDDSLCESPCLLELYSGFGHQGVAAAELPPVSPTSVGVEKKRKISCGGRSHSSDRHMACLSLREGPSPGTGSVRRMQSSGTVRSTGHPAICGGAAVSIPDGHGDCLMHHQFLRDSRRSERKRFLVFEGRNRCNETALASRVTMNASALSSSGQLNTGDPFPHLSWRIFSVRTVAFSGVRRFSWRAVSCARSTTSNDRSVTEFDVHNSDSPCNRGWSTRLEQCSPSVFGHLVSPSDLDVSKLLSCRALGSATSHLVRSPSASSADLDRFHHLYHGHTDASAFFLSPFFSDFKTQSSMLRSYLSPIPFDGEVLSNVGVRWANGKNCATEAIPEADKMPRLPPGGMIPPLPPGGTEPLLPPGGTLPLVPPGGPPLPLLLRWRPKKSYKKRTMGLPSTKARRRWAQMRR; encoded by the coding sequence ATGTTCTGCTCCACTGTAGCCACTCTTCAAGGCCTTTCCCGGCCAAGTGGGCATTTCTGGGTGGAGACACGTAAGGCGTTgtgtcgtcgtcttcttgcgCGGAAGGGAACAGACAGACTGCTTTGCTGCCAGCATGAACCCCAGTTCTCCTCAGAGGCAGGAGCCCATGGAAGCCTCTCCATTCCTTCGGACCTAAGAGCTAGAATTAGCTGCGGTGACGACTCTCTTTGCGAGTCACCATGCCTTCTCGAGCTGTATTCGGGATTCGGGCATCAAGGCGTGGCGGCGGCTGAGCTGCCCCCGGTGTCCCCCACTTCAGTTGGCgttgagaagaaaaggaaaataAGCTGTGGTGGCCGTTCCCACTCTTCCGATCGGCACATGGCTTGCCTTTCTTTACGTGAAGGCCCTTCTCCGGGCACTGGATCCgtcagacgcatgcagtcgagcGGAACCGTAAGATCTACTGGACACCCGGCGATTTGTGGTGGTGCAGCTGTCTCAATCCCAGACGGACATGGTGACTGTTTGATGCACCATCAATTTCTGAGAGATTCCAGGCGGTCTGAGAGGAAACGTTTCCTAGTGTTCGAAGGCCGTAATCGCTGCAACGAAACTGCACTCGCTTCTAGGGTGACCATGAATGCATCAgcactgtcttcttctgggcAGCTGAACACAGGTGACCCATTTCCACACCTTTCGTGGAGGATCTTTTCTGTCCGGACTGTCGCCTTTTCTGGCGTCCGTCGTTTCTCATGGCGCGCTGTATCTTGTGCCAGGAGCACGACGTCGAACGACCGGTCAGTTACGGAATTTGATGTGCACAACTCCGACTCTCCATGTAACCGAGGATGGTCCACGCGTTTGGAACAATGTTCTCCTAGCGTTTTTGGCCACCTCGTCTCCCCGTCGGATTTGGATGTTTCCAAGCTGCTATCCTGTAGAGCCCTTGGCTCTGCAACTTCCCACCTCGTGCGGTCGCCGTCTGCGAGCTCCGCAGACCTTGACCGCTTCCATCACCTTTACCACGGTCACACTGAcgcctctgcgtttttcctttctccgtttttttccgACTTTAAGACGCAGTCGTCGATGTTGCGCAGTTATCTGAGTCCAATCCCGTTTGACGGTGAAGTGTTAAGCAACGTGGGGGTGCGGTGGGCGAATGGTAAGAATTGTGCGACTGAGGCTATTCCAGAGGCAGATAAGATGCCACGTTTGCCCCCGGGAGGGATGATTCCACCGCTGCCGCCTGGTGGAACCGAGCCACTTTTGCCGCCTGGAGGGACTTTGCCACTTGTGCCACCCGGAGGTCCTCCGCTTCCGCTTTTACTGCGATGGCGGCCGAAGAAAAGTTACAAAAAGAGGACGATGGGGTTGCCGTCGACGAAAGCGCGCAGACGGTGGGCGCAAATGCGGCGGTGA